A portion of the Falsirhodobacter algicola genome contains these proteins:
- a CDS encoding sugar kinase has product MKILSIGECMIELAGTGTPEQWRSGFAGDTFNTAWHLRRQLPADWVVEYFTSVGRDPRSEAMLAFMAAAGLETGQILRHPTRVPGLYMIDLDGGERSFTYWRDNSAARCLADDAEALNAAIGGADVVYVSGITLAILPEAGLRTLLDALDAAPGHVVFDPNLRPRLWASAERMCAVITEAASRARTVLPSFDDEASFFGDATPEATADRYLALGAQEVLVKNGGGAMILATPEGRQSIAGLERLAPVDTTGAGDSFNAGYLAARLTGASAEEAARKGHAVASRVVMGHGALVAV; this is encoded by the coding sequence ATGAAGATCCTATCCATCGGCGAGTGCATGATCGAGCTGGCCGGAACAGGCACGCCCGAACAGTGGCGCAGCGGCTTTGCGGGCGACACGTTCAACACCGCATGGCACCTGCGCCGCCAGCTTCCGGCCGACTGGGTGGTGGAATACTTCACCAGCGTCGGCCGCGACCCGCGTTCGGAGGCGATGCTGGCCTTCATGGCCGCGGCGGGGCTGGAGACGGGGCAGATCCTGCGCCATCCGACCCGCGTTCCGGGCCTCTATATGATCGATCTGGACGGGGGGGAGCGCAGCTTCACCTATTGGCGCGACAATTCGGCCGCGCGCTGCCTTGCCGACGATGCCGAGGCGCTGAACGCCGCGATCGGCGGGGCGGATGTCGTCTATGTCTCCGGGATCACGCTCGCGATCCTGCCCGAAGCGGGGCTGCGCACCCTTCTGGACGCGCTGGATGCCGCGCCGGGGCATGTGGTGTTCGATCCGAACCTGCGCCCGCGCCTCTGGGCCTCGGCCGAACGCATGTGCGCCGTCATCACCGAGGCGGCGTCCCGCGCCCGCACCGTCCTGCCCAGCTTCGACGACGAGGCGTCGTTCTTCGGCGATGCCACCCCCGAGGCGACGGCGGACCGTTACCTCGCGCTCGGCGCGCAGGAGGTGCTGGTGAAGAATGGCGGCGGCGCGATGATCCTTGCCACCCCCGAGGGGCGGCAGTCGATCGCGGGGCTGGAGCGGCTGGCCCCGGTGGATACGACCGGCGCGGGCGACAGCTTCAACGCGGGGTATCTGGCCGCGCGCCTGACGGGCGCCTCGGCCGAAGAGGCGGCTCGCAAGGGCCATGCCGTCGCAAGCCGCGTGGTGATGGGGCACGGCGCACTCGTCGCGGTGTGA
- a CDS encoding YHYH protein, with the protein MRDPRHLAAATCLGALAAMPALAHDDPMQAIAAFFSEAQIVSGPEQVDCTLSGGTQTTCFRITVKPDPKAYTPGPWCPTQITDGADKGGIWFVDGKAEDVDGAFIARLAELYGDTEWQLFDPDTGAVRFTGTLEACEAAARPDVDPEYNNYCVQCLPDYLPDDTAITYVIPLTPVMADRPEPTALSGAGLAWNGIRLDGPAPLENILGAHTIAPFDDCGGHVNPHVGYHYHAVTDCLDDAPGATAALDTQDVQIGIAMDGLPIMAHRDDLVDQLDACNGIDLAGKGYRYYAGTAGSNAILGCHVAETGCTLEDADGICDAAAMPPEPPPGGRPGNGPPPERG; encoded by the coding sequence ATGCGCGACCCTCGCCATCTTGCCGCCGCCACCTGCCTCGGGGCGCTTGCGGCGATGCCCGCGCTTGCCCATGACGATCCGATGCAGGCCATCGCCGCGTTCTTTTCCGAGGCGCAGATCGTCTCTGGCCCCGAACAGGTCGATTGCACCCTGTCGGGCGGCACCCAGACCACCTGTTTCCGGATCACGGTGAAGCCCGATCCCAAGGCCTATACCCCCGGCCCGTGGTGCCCGACCCAGATCACCGACGGCGCGGACAAGGGCGGCATCTGGTTCGTGGACGGCAAGGCCGAGGATGTGGACGGCGCCTTCATCGCCCGCCTTGCCGAACTTTACGGCGATACCGAATGGCAGCTCTTCGATCCCGACACCGGGGCCGTGCGCTTCACCGGCACGCTGGAGGCATGCGAAGCCGCCGCCCGCCCCGATGTCGATCCCGAATACAACAATTACTGCGTGCAGTGCCTGCCCGACTATCTGCCGGACGACACCGCCATCACCTATGTGATCCCGCTGACGCCGGTGATGGCCGACCGCCCCGAACCGACCGCGCTGTCCGGTGCGGGCCTTGCGTGGAACGGCATCCGCCTCGATGGCCCGGCCCCGCTGGAGAATATCCTAGGCGCCCATACGATCGCGCCCTTCGACGATTGCGGCGGCCATGTGAACCCGCATGTCGGCTATCACTACCACGCCGTGACCGATTGCCTGGACGATGCGCCCGGCGCGACGGCCGCGCTCGATACGCAGGACGTGCAGATCGGCATCGCGATGGACGGGCTGCCGATCATGGCCCATCGCGACGATCTGGTGGACCAGCTCGATGCGTGCAACGGCATCGACCTCGCGGGCAAGGGCTACCGCTATTATGCGGGCACGGCCGGGTCGAACGCGATCCTCGGATGCCATGTCGCCGAGACGGGCTGCACGCTGGAGGATGCGGACGGCATCTGCGACGCGGCCGCGATGCCGCCCGAGCCGCCCCCCGGCGGCCGCCCCGGAAACGGCCCGCCCCCCGAAAGGGGCTAG
- a CDS encoding TetR/AcrR family transcriptional regulator, which yields MATFDRDDALEAAMRLFWAKGYHATSLKDLEGVLAMRPGSIYAAFQSKEGLFRAAVDRYAARMEAELRGLIAAAPQPLAALRQHLLGLAVLDPADRPSTACMLVKSLLEVPRDGTLQAFVIAHLDRIEDVLAEAIGRAVDLGELPPGSDRGRIARRIQTYIFGLKIQAQRESDPQRMADLCADLAEELAHP from the coding sequence ATGGCAACATTCGATAGGGACGACGCGCTGGAAGCTGCGATGCGGCTCTTCTGGGCCAAGGGCTATCATGCGACCTCGCTCAAGGATCTGGAGGGGGTTCTCGCGATGCGCCCCGGCTCCATCTATGCCGCGTTCCAAAGCAAGGAAGGCCTGTTCCGCGCCGCCGTCGACCGCTATGCCGCGCGGATGGAGGCGGAGTTGCGCGGCCTCATCGCGGCCGCCCCGCAGCCGCTCGCGGCTTTGCGCCAGCATCTTCTGGGGCTGGCCGTGCTGGACCCGGCGGACCGTCCCTCCACGGCCTGCATGCTGGTGAAAAGCCTTCTCGAAGTGCCGCGCGACGGCACGCTTCAGGCCTTCGTCATCGCCCATCTGGACCGGATCGAGGATGTGCTGGCCGAGGCGATCGGCCGCGCCGTCGATTTGGGCGAACTGCCGCCCGGCAGCGACCGGGGCCGCATCGCCCGCCGCATCCAGACCTATATCTTCGGCCTGAAGATTCAGGCCCAGCGGGAAAGCGATCCGCAGCGCATGGCCGACCTCTGCGCCGATCTGGCCGAAGAATTGGCCCATCCGTAG
- a CDS encoding carboxymuconolactone decarboxylase family protein — MTKFATFDETNAPEKSVPLIQKSKAAFGRLPGLHSVMAQSPALLDGYQVLHRLFAEETTFDAEEKTVVWQAINVAHECHYCVPAHTGIAKAMKVSDDISNALRDETPLPTPKLEALRTFTLVMLDSRGRPTEEQLQAFYDAGYGETQVLEIILGLAQKVMSNYTNHLADTDVDAPMKAFDWTPKSKR; from the coding sequence ATGACGAAGTTCGCCACGTTCGACGAAACGAATGCCCCCGAGAAGTCGGTCCCGCTGATCCAGAAATCGAAGGCCGCCTTCGGCCGTCTGCCGGGCCTGCATTCGGTCATGGCGCAATCGCCGGCGCTGCTGGACGGGTATCAGGTGCTGCACCGCCTGTTCGCCGAAGAAACGACCTTCGACGCCGAGGAAAAGACCGTCGTCTGGCAGGCGATCAACGTCGCGCATGAATGCCACTACTGCGTTCCGGCCCATACCGGCATCGCAAAGGCGATGAAGGTCAGCGACGACATCTCCAACGCGCTGCGCGACGAGACGCCGCTGCCGACGCCGAAGCTGGAGGCGCTGCGCACCTTCACGCTGGTGATGCTGGACAGCCGTGGCCGCCCGACCGAAGAGCAGCTGCAAGCGTTCTACGACGCCGGTTACGGTGAAACGCAGGTGCTGGAGATCATCCTCGGCCTCGCGCAGAAGGTGATGAGCAACTACACCAACCACCTTGCCGACACGGATGTCGATGCGCCGATGAAGGCCTTCGACTGGACGCCGAAATCCAAGCGCTGA
- a CDS encoding aldehyde dehydrogenase (NADP(+)), with product MSYEFHGAHLIAGQRRSTEATFRSSPAEGPGADFSVGTPALVDEACAAAKAAAQGFAATTREQRAALLEAIADQIDARGDAITACGSAETGLPPARLQGERARTTGQLRLFASHIRAGDYLDRRHDPALPDRAPLPRPDLRMMQRPVGPVAVFGASNFPLAFSVAGGDTAAALAAGCPVVVKGHSAHPGTGEIVGDAVVAAIEALGMDPGIFSLVQGGRRDVGEALVTDPRIKAVGFTGSLTGGRALFNLCAARPEPIPFFGELGSVNPMFVLPEACAARGAAIGAGWAASLAMGAGQFCTNPGIAIVIDGPEADAFVDAAEKALAAVPAQVMLTDGMATAFHDGAKRVGSAAGVATRLADTAEGRTARPHLFEVTAADWLADHALAEEVFGPLGLVIRVRDADQMLEIARSFVGQLTATLQLDDGDVEMARPLMPVLEAMAGRVLANGFPTGVEVSDTMVHGGPYPASTNFGATSVGTLSIRRFLRPVCYQNLPAALLPADLV from the coding sequence ATGAGCTATGAATTCCACGGTGCCCATCTGATCGCCGGCCAGCGCCGCTCCACCGAGGCGACGTTCCGTTCCTCTCCGGCCGAAGGGCCGGGGGCCGATTTCTCGGTCGGAACGCCCGCGCTGGTGGACGAGGCCTGCGCCGCCGCCAAGGCCGCCGCCCAAGGTTTCGCCGCCACCACCCGCGAGCAGCGCGCCGCCCTTCTGGAGGCGATCGCCGATCAGATCGACGCGCGGGGCGATGCGATCACCGCCTGCGGCAGCGCCGAAACCGGCCTGCCCCCCGCCCGCCTTCAGGGCGAACGGGCGCGCACCACGGGGCAACTGCGCCTCTTTGCATCGCACATTCGTGCGGGCGATTATCTGGACCGCCGCCATGATCCGGCCCTGCCGGACCGCGCGCCCCTGCCCCGCCCGGACCTGCGCATGATGCAGCGTCCCGTCGGTCCGGTGGCGGTGTTCGGCGCGTCGAACTTCCCGCTCGCCTTCTCGGTGGCGGGGGGCGACACCGCTGCGGCGCTGGCCGCCGGCTGCCCCGTCGTCGTGAAGGGCCACAGCGCCCATCCCGGCACCGGGGAGATCGTGGGCGATGCCGTCGTCGCCGCGATCGAGGCGCTCGGCATGGATCCGGGCATCTTCAGCCTCGTGCAGGGCGGCCGCCGCGATGTCGGCGAGGCGCTGGTCACCGATCCGCGCATCAAGGCCGTCGGCTTCACCGGCAGCCTGACCGGCGGTCGGGCACTGTTCAACCTCTGCGCCGCGCGCCCCGAACCGATCCCGTTCTTCGGCGAGCTGGGCAGCGTCAACCCGATGTTCGTCCTGCCCGAGGCCTGCGCGGCCCGCGGCGCGGCGATCGGTGCGGGCTGGGCCGCCAGCCTTGCGATGGGCGCGGGCCAGTTCTGCACCAATCCCGGCATCGCCATCGTGATCGACGGGCCGGAGGCCGATGCCTTCGTCGATGCCGCCGAAAAGGCGCTGGCCGCCGTTCCGGCGCAGGTGATGCTGACCGACGGCATGGCGACCGCCTTCCATGACGGCGCAAAGCGCGTCGGTTCGGCGGCGGGCGTCGCCACGCGCCTTGCCGACACCGCCGAAGGCCGCACCGCGCGTCCGCACCTCTTCGAGGTGACGGCGGCCGACTGGCTGGCCGATCATGCGCTGGCCGAAGAAGTGTTCGGCCCCCTCGGCCTCGTGATCCGCGTGCGCGACGCCGATCAGATGCTGGAGATCGCCCGCAGCTTCGTCGGTCAGCTGACCGCGACGCTGCAACTCGATGATGGCGATGTGGAGATGGCGCGTCCGCTCATGCCCGTGCTCGAAGCGATGGCGGGCCGGGTTCTGGCCAACGGCTTCCCCACCGGGGTGGAGGTGTCGGACACGATGGTGCATGGCGGTCCCTATCCGGCCAGCACCAATTTCGGCGCGACCTCGGTCGGGACGCTGTCGATCCGGCGCTTCCTGCGTCCGGTCTGCTATCAGAACCTGCCGGCCGCGCTGCTGCCGGCCGATCTGGTCTGA
- a CDS encoding ribonuclease activity regulator RraA, with translation MSDYILSDETRAKLMKVSTASVATALYKRGLRNQFVQGVVPVERKPVTMVGQAFTLRYIPAREDRNPITAFRDRGHKQRVAIETCPPGQVLVMDARKDSRAATAGSILITRLAKRGAAGVVSDGGVRDAAGIAELDMPAYFARPSAPTNLTLHEAIEINVPISCGDAPVFPGDVMLGDGDGVMVIPAHLADEIAEECTGMESFEDFVLEQVQNGAGIIGLYPATDDESLTKYAEWRERTGR, from the coding sequence ATGTCCGATTACATCTTGTCCGACGAAACCCGCGCGAAGCTGATGAAGGTGTCTACCGCCTCCGTCGCCACCGCGCTCTACAAGCGGGGGCTGCGCAATCAGTTCGTGCAGGGCGTCGTCCCGGTGGAGCGGAAGCCGGTGACGATGGTCGGCCAGGCCTTCACCCTGCGCTACATTCCCGCGCGCGAAGATCGCAACCCCATCACCGCCTTCCGCGATCGTGGCCACAAGCAGCGCGTCGCGATCGAAACCTGCCCCCCCGGTCAGGTGCTGGTGATGGATGCGCGCAAGGACAGCCGCGCGGCCACCGCCGGTTCGATTCTGATCACGCGTCTGGCCAAACGCGGCGCGGCGGGTGTCGTGTCGGATGGCGGCGTACGCGACGCGGCGGGCATCGCCGAGCTGGACATGCCGGCCTATTTCGCCCGTCCCTCGGCCCCGACCAACCTGACGCTGCACGAAGCGATCGAGATCAACGTTCCCATCTCCTGCGGCGATGCGCCGGTCTTTCCGGGCGATGTGATGCTGGGTGACGGCGATGGCGTGATGGTCATCCCCGCCCACCTCGCCGACGAGATCGCCGAGGAATGCACCGGCATGGAATCCTTCGAGGACTTCGTGCTGGAGCAGGTGCAGAACGGCGCCGGGATCATCGGCCTCTATCCGGCCACCGACGACGAAAGCCTCACGAAATATGCCGAATGGCGCGAACGGACGGGACGCTGA
- a CDS encoding tripartite tricarboxylate transporter permease, which yields MASFDIILQALQLVLDPQVLLTALLAGAFGMFVGAMPGLTATMAVALLVPLTFFMDPIPALAAIVSASGMAIFAGDIPGALLRIPGTPASAAYVEDSYRLTLQGRLNEALGTNLIVSCIGGLIGIGVLIVAAPMLAEFALRFTSYEYFWLATLGLSCAIFVSSGDPLKAGIALLIGLTLATVGLDPTTGVPRFTFGQQDLLAGIEFIPAMIGLFALAEVMRGVIRLHAKSTTVDMPPYNGPLFKGVGGIVRRHPKNIARGSLMGVLIGALPGAGADIAAWMSYAVSKRFSRTPQKYGTGHVEGLVDASAANNAAVGGSWIPALVFGIPGDSVTAIVIGVLYMKGMNPGPTVFIQNPQLIYAVFMIFIVTTLMMVPLGWTAVKAAKQVLRVPPRVLLPIVMSLCIVGAFAMTNSVFGIIIMLAIGLLGWLMEENGFPVAPIILGLVLGPMFERMFMTSMIKSNGDLLAFFERPIAAGLGICVLLIWGLSILGAVRGRRAARDH from the coding sequence ATGGCCAGCTTCGACATCATCCTTCAGGCGTTGCAGCTCGTCCTCGATCCGCAGGTGCTGCTGACGGCGCTGCTGGCGGGGGCGTTCGGCATGTTCGTCGGCGCGATGCCCGGCCTGACGGCCACGATGGCGGTCGCGCTCTTGGTGCCGCTCACCTTCTTCATGGATCCGATCCCCGCACTGGCCGCCATCGTGTCGGCCAGCGGCATGGCGATCTTCGCCGGCGACATTCCGGGCGCGCTGCTGCGCATTCCCGGCACCCCCGCCTCCGCCGCCTATGTGGAGGACAGCTACCGGCTGACCCTGCAGGGCCGCCTGAACGAGGCGCTCGGCACGAACCTGATCGTCTCCTGCATCGGCGGTCTGATCGGGATCGGCGTCTTGATCGTGGCCGCGCCCATGCTGGCGGAATTCGCGCTGCGCTTCACCTCGTACGAATATTTCTGGCTGGCGACGCTCGGCCTCTCCTGCGCCATCTTCGTGTCTTCGGGCGATCCGCTGAAGGCCGGGATTGCGCTGCTGATCGGTCTGACGCTGGCCACCGTCGGCCTCGATCCGACGACGGGCGTTCCGCGCTTCACCTTCGGGCAGCAGGATCTTCTGGCCGGGATCGAGTTCATTCCGGCGATGATCGGTCTCTTCGCCTTGGCCGAGGTGATGCGCGGCGTCATCCGCCTGCACGCCAAGAGCACCACCGTCGACATGCCCCCCTATAACGGCCCGCTGTTCAAGGGCGTGGGCGGCATCGTGCGCCGCCATCCCAAGAACATCGCCCGCGGCTCGCTCATGGGTGTGCTGATCGGCGCGCTGCCGGGCGCGGGGGCCGACATCGCGGCATGGATGTCCTATGCGGTGTCCAAACGCTTTTCGCGCACGCCGCAGAAATACGGCACCGGCCATGTCGAAGGGCTGGTCGATGCCTCGGCTGCGAACAACGCCGCGGTCGGCGGCTCGTGGATCCCGGCGCTCGTCTTCGGGATTCCGGGCGACAGCGTGACCGCGATCGTGATCGGCGTGCTCTATATGAAGGGCATGAATCCGGGGCCGACCGTGTTCATCCAGAACCCGCAGCTGATCTATGCCGTGTTCATGATCTTCATCGTGACGACGCTGATGATGGTGCCGCTCGGCTGGACGGCCGTGAAGGCGGCCAAGCAGGTGCTGCGCGTGCCGCCGCGCGTGCTGCTGCCCATCGTGATGAGCCTGTGCATCGTCGGCGCCTTCGCCATGACCAACTCGGTCTTCGGGATCATCATCATGCTGGCGATCGGCCTTCTGGGCTGGCTGATGGAGGAGAACGGCTTCCCCGTGGCGCCGATCATCCTCGGCCTCGTGCTCGGCCCGATGTTCGAGCGGATGTTCATGACCTCCATGATCAAATCGAACGGCGACCTGCTGGCCTTCTTCGAACGCCCGATCGCGGCCGGTCTCGGGATCTGCGTGCTGCTGATCTGGGGCCTGTCGATCCTTGGTGCCGTGCGCGGCCGCCGCGCCGCCCGCGACCACTGA
- a CDS encoding tripartite tricarboxylate transporter TctB family protein, translating to MKITDALLGGFFLCLGAVMFWQAAHFPSFGGQPYGAALLPSILAVGFMIAGVMLVLRDLRARRTAGGPLLALQADLKDGGAPALLAVIGNVAAHIWLTPRIGYLPVSIVALSVLFLTLRLRPWVAVVLAIGTTLACWWLFAGLLRVPLPRGFLDGVL from the coding sequence ATGAAGATCACCGACGCCCTTCTGGGCGGTTTTTTCCTATGCCTCGGCGCTGTCATGTTCTGGCAGGCCGCGCATTTCCCGAGCTTCGGCGGCCAGCCCTATGGCGCGGCGCTGCTGCCGTCGATTCTGGCGGTCGGCTTCATGATCGCGGGGGTGATGCTGGTGCTGCGCGACCTGCGCGCCCGGCGCACCGCCGGTGGGCCCCTTCTGGCGCTTCAGGCCGATCTGAAGGACGGGGGCGCCCCGGCGCTTCTGGCCGTGATCGGCAACGTGGCGGCCCATATCTGGCTGACGCCGCGCATCGGCTATCTGCCCGTGTCCATCGTCGCGCTCAGCGTGCTGTTCCTGACGCTGCGTCTGCGGCCTTGGGTGGCGGTGGTGCTGGCGATCGGCACCACTCTGGCGTGCTGGTGGCTGTTCGCGGGCCTTCTGCGTGTTCCCCTGCCCCGCGGCTTCCTCGACGGAGTGCTCTGA
- a CDS encoding Bug family tripartite tricarboxylate transporter substrate binding protein, whose translation MTDFASLTRRGLLKGAAATSAMALVSAPAWAADYPTRPVTMIVPWGAGGGSDACGRIISALLERRLGQPFNVVNRTGGAGVIGHSAIATAPADGYTLGLVTVEIAMMHHLGLTQLTYEDYTPLGLMNADSPAITVSSRSDYTDIASLTEAIRTSKPGTFKASGTSQGGIWHLALVGWLQSLGLEGNHVTWVPSEGSAPAMQDLIAGGIDIVTVSLGETKAMVDAGRAVNVALMGSERASSHPDVPTLIESDAGDFSLATWRGVCGPKDMPQEAADKVAAALAEIAVDPEFVDFMNGRGFNITYLDPQAHEQMMAEADEQLAKTMAAAGLIQG comes from the coding sequence ATGACTGATTTCGCAAGCCTGACCCGTCGCGGTCTGCTGAAGGGGGCCGCCGCGACGTCGGCCATGGCCCTCGTCTCGGCCCCGGCATGGGCGGCCGATTACCCGACCCGTCCCGTCACGATGATCGTGCCGTGGGGCGCGGGCGGCGGCAGCGATGCCTGCGGCCGCATCATCTCGGCCCTGCTGGAGCGTCGCCTCGGCCAGCCCTTCAACGTGGTGAACCGCACGGGCGGCGCCGGCGTGATCGGCCATTCGGCCATCGCCACCGCCCCGGCCGACGGCTATACGCTGGGCCTCGTCACGGTGGAGATCGCGATGATGCACCACCTCGGCCTGACGCAGCTGACCTACGAGGATTACACCCCGCTCGGTCTGATGAACGCCGACAGCCCGGCGATCACCGTCTCCTCGCGGTCGGACTACACCGACATCGCCAGCCTGACCGAGGCGATCCGCACCTCCAAACCGGGCACGTTCAAGGCGTCCGGCACCTCGCAGGGCGGCATCTGGCACCTCGCGCTCGTCGGTTGGCTGCAATCGCTGGGGCTCGAGGGCAACCATGTCACTTGGGTGCCGTCCGAAGGCTCGGCCCCGGCCATGCAGGACCTGATCGCCGGCGGGATCGACATCGTGACCGTGTCGCTGGGCGAAACGAAGGCGATGGTCGATGCGGGCCGCGCCGTGAACGTGGCGCTGATGGGCTCCGAACGCGCCAGCAGCCATCCCGACGTGCCGACGCTGATCGAAAGCGACGCGGGCGATTTCTCGCTGGCGACGTGGCGCGGCGTGTGCGGCCCCAAGGACATGCCGCAGGAGGCCGCCGACAAGGTTGCCGCCGCCCTGGCCGAGATCGCGGTCGATCCCGAATTCGTGGACTTCATGAACGGCCGCGGGTTCAACATCACCTATCTCGACCCGCAGGCGCACGAGCAGATGATGGCCGAAGCCGATGAGCAACTGGCCAAGACCATGGCCGCCGCAGGCCTGATCCAAGGCTAA
- a CDS encoding Gfo/Idh/MocA family protein, with protein sequence MAQHDLSVAITGAGAISEFHLKGWQAQHGVTLAAICDPDRAKAQAQADRFGIPQVFTDMAEMLDAVRPDAVDIITPVASHAPLVRQAADRGVHVMCQKPMTPTVAEAEALIADVGERVRFMVHENYRYRPHYAELARRMADGEVGRLRHARLTVRASAVLDYPGRTPFLLNRQPYLADFRRLLVFEVLIHHLDALRAILGEMEVVSATLDRMNPALAGEDVALIQLRSADGALVVIDADIAAPGHPPLPADRLELLGEADTVIYDRDRITRLSSPEDVSLHDLTANYQACFTGAVTDFVEGLRTGRPFQTDRLDNLRTLKLMEGIYRAAGVEI encoded by the coding sequence GTGGCACAGCACGATCTCAGTGTCGCGATTACAGGGGCAGGGGCAATCAGCGAATTTCACCTCAAGGGGTGGCAGGCCCAGCATGGCGTGACGCTTGCGGCCATCTGCGATCCCGACCGCGCCAAGGCGCAGGCCCAGGCCGATCGCTTCGGCATTCCGCAGGTCTTCACCGACATGGCCGAGATGCTGGACGCCGTGCGCCCGGATGCGGTGGACATCATCACCCCCGTGGCGAGCCATGCCCCGCTGGTGCGTCAGGCCGCCGATCGCGGCGTGCATGTGATGTGCCAAAAGCCGATGACCCCGACCGTCGCCGAGGCCGAGGCCCTGATCGCCGATGTCGGCGAGCGTGTGCGCTTCATGGTCCATGAGAACTACCGCTATCGCCCGCATTACGCCGAACTCGCCCGCCGGATGGCGGATGGCGAGGTGGGCCGCCTGCGCCATGCGCGGCTGACGGTGCGCGCCTCGGCAGTGCTGGATTATCCGGGCCGCACGCCGTTCCTGCTCAACCGGCAGCCCTATCTGGCCGATTTCCGCCGCCTTCTGGTGTTCGAGGTGCTGATCCACCATCTCGATGCGCTGCGCGCGATCCTCGGCGAGATGGAGGTGGTCAGCGCCACGCTCGACCGGATGAACCCCGCCCTTGCGGGCGAGGATGTCGCCTTGATCCAACTGCGCTCGGCCGATGGGGCGCTGGTGGTGATCGATGCCGACATCGCGGCCCCCGGCCATCCGCCGCTGCCCGCCGACCGGCTGGAACTCTTGGGCGAGGCCGATACCGTCATCTACGACCGCGACCGCATCACCCGCCTGTCCAGCCCCGAGGACGTGTCGCTGCACGATCTGACGGCGAACTATCAGGCGTGCTTCACCGGGGCCGTCACCGATTTCGTCGAGGGGCTGCGCACCGGGCGTCCGTTCCAGACCGATCGTCTGGACAACCTGCGCACCCTGAAGCTAATGGAGGGGATCTATCGCGCGGCGGGCGTGGAGATTTGA
- a CDS encoding FadR/GntR family transcriptional regulator — MNGSGRPTLADQVYDQLLGQITDETYAVHARLPNEDALAHAFGVSRPVIRSALARLRTDGIIQSRRGSGSYVTRRPDRQVISFVPLGSISDIQKCYEFRIDLEGAAAAWAARRRDDRDLERMEEAYRELEANYQQREPGIDADQRLHLAIAEASKNGFFVTMLQSLGPQIAFGVKLSRSLTMLGVPLRQETVLAEHRAVVAAIRDRDPVTAERAMRDHISAAKNRMFVGEE, encoded by the coding sequence TTGAACGGGAGCGGACGTCCGACACTGGCGGATCAGGTTTACGATCAGCTTCTGGGTCAGATCACCGATGAGACCTATGCCGTTCACGCGCGCCTGCCCAACGAGGATGCACTGGCCCATGCCTTCGGGGTGTCGCGGCCGGTGATCCGCAGCGCGCTGGCGCGGCTGCGCACCGACGGCATCATCCAGTCGCGGCGCGGTTCGGGCAGCTATGTGACGCGCCGCCCGGACCGGCAGGTCATCAGCTTCGTGCCGCTCGGCTCCATCTCCGACATCCAGAAATGCTACGAGTTCCGCATCGATCTTGAGGGGGCGGCCGCCGCATGGGCCGCCCGCCGCCGCGACGATCGCGATCTGGAGCGGATGGAAGAGGCCTATCGCGAGCTGGAGGCGAATTATCAGCAGCGCGAGCCGGGGATCGACGCCGACCAGCGCCTGCACCTCGCCATCGCCGAGGCCAGCAAGAACGGCTTCTTCGTGACGATGCTGCAATCGCTCGGCCCGCAGATCGCGTTCGGGGTGAAGCTGTCGCGATCGCTCACGATGCTGGGGGTGCCGCTGCGGCAGGAAACGGTGCTGGCCGAACATCGCGCCGTCGTGGCGGCGATCCGCGACCGCGATCCGGTCACGGCGGAGCGGGCGATGCGCGATCACATCTCGGCGGCGAAGAACCGCATGTTCGTCGGCGAAGAATAG